Proteins encoded in a region of the Saccharothrix ecbatanensis genome:
- a CDS encoding sulfate adenylyltransferase subunit 1, with protein MSDLLRLATAGSVDDGKSTLVGRLLYDTKSVLADTLDAVHRASADRGLSTPDLSLLVDGLRSEREQGITIDVAYRYFATPKRSFVLADTPGHVQYTRNTVTGASTAQLGVLLVDARKGVIEQTRRHAAVLALLGVPRLVLAVNKIDLVDHDEATFSRIAKEFTAHATALGYPDDAVVTIPVSALAGDNVVERSERTPWYDGPTLLEHLETVPVDVDPHDAPFRFPVQYVIRPRTADYPDYRGYAGQVAAGTVRVGDEIAVLPDGLRSTVTGIDTADGPLDQAASGQSVTLLLAHDLDISRGDLIAGAAVPPRVTDEFDATVCWLSEKALTPGARVLVKHGTRTVQAIVTHLHTRFDEQKLGSTDAPDSLTLNEIGQVALRTAEPIPVDDYTKSRHMGSFLVIDAADGSTLAAGLVGAPLPELDGVESCTDGGDAAEPDSHALVSPGP; from the coding sequence ATGAGCGACCTGTTGAGGCTGGCGACCGCGGGCAGTGTGGACGACGGCAAGTCCACCCTGGTCGGCAGGCTGCTGTACGACACCAAATCCGTGCTGGCCGACACCCTCGACGCGGTGCACCGCGCCAGCGCCGACCGCGGCCTGAGCACCCCCGACCTGTCCCTGCTCGTCGACGGCCTGCGCTCCGAGCGCGAGCAGGGCATCACCATCGACGTGGCCTACCGCTACTTCGCCACGCCCAAGCGGTCGTTCGTGCTCGCCGACACCCCCGGCCACGTGCAGTACACCCGCAACACGGTGACCGGCGCGTCCACCGCGCAGCTCGGCGTGCTGCTGGTGGACGCGCGCAAGGGCGTCATCGAGCAGACCCGCCGCCACGCCGCCGTGCTGGCGCTGCTCGGGGTGCCGCGCCTGGTGCTCGCGGTCAACAAGATCGACCTGGTCGACCACGACGAGGCGACGTTCTCCCGCATCGCCAAGGAATTCACCGCCCACGCCACCGCCCTGGGCTACCCCGACGACGCCGTCGTGACGATCCCGGTGTCCGCGCTCGCGGGCGACAACGTCGTGGAACGCTCCGAGCGGACACCCTGGTACGACGGCCCCACCCTGCTGGAGCACCTGGAGACGGTGCCGGTCGACGTCGACCCGCACGACGCCCCGTTCCGCTTCCCGGTGCAGTACGTGATCCGGCCCCGCACCGCCGACTACCCCGACTACCGCGGCTACGCCGGCCAGGTCGCCGCCGGCACCGTGCGGGTCGGCGACGAGATCGCCGTGCTGCCCGACGGGCTGCGCTCCACCGTCACCGGCATCGACACCGCCGACGGCCCACTGGACCAAGCCGCCTCCGGCCAGTCCGTGACCCTGCTCCTCGCACACGACCTCGACATCTCCCGCGGCGACCTCATCGCCGGCGCGGCCGTGCCCCCCAGAGTCACCGACGAATTCGACGCCACCGTGTGCTGGCTGTCCGAGAAGGCCCTGACCCCCGGCGCCCGCGTCCTGGTCAAACACGGCACACGGACCGTGCAGGCCATCGTCACCCACCTGCACACACGGTTCGACGAGCAGAAGCTCGGCAGCACCGACGCGCCGGACTCGCTGACCCTGAACGAGATCGGCCAGGTCGCGCTGCGCACGGCCGAGCCCATCCCGGTGGACGACTACACCAAGAGCCGCCACATGGGCAGCTTCCTGGTGATCGACGCGGCCGACGGCAGCACGCTGGCCGCCGGACTCGTGGGTGCTCCGCTGCCGGAGTTGGACGGCGTGGAGAGCTGTACCGACGGCGGCGACGCCGCCGAGCCGGACAGCCACGCCCTCGTCTCCCCCGGTCCCTGA
- a CDS encoding GNAT family N-acetyltransferase produces MLTEIQAALRDAIRADAERVGPFLVRFDVHSDHLFLNYAVPDDGVPATPAEVDALVTAFRERSRTPRLEYLRPAPLIDEVLEAAGFTVDQLLPMMVIDVLNAPPLPDGLVVEAVTSDADLLAASVVQNTAFGVGETAGEEDLERQRALLRDNGVVVLARLNGEPVGAGAYTAPRYNLSQVAGIAVLPSFRRRGVASAVCADLTARVFDSGCTPFLETEPDEKVTRLYGPLGYRTIGESASTTLKQGDHSKATTLT; encoded by the coding sequence GTGCTCACCGAGATCCAGGCCGCCCTGCGCGACGCCATCAGGGCCGATGCCGAACGCGTCGGCCCGTTCCTGGTGCGCTTCGACGTGCACAGCGACCACCTGTTCTTGAACTACGCCGTGCCCGACGACGGTGTCCCGGCGACGCCCGCCGAGGTGGACGCGCTGGTCACGGCGTTCCGCGAGCGGTCGCGGACGCCGAGGTTGGAGTACCTGCGGCCGGCGCCGCTGATCGACGAGGTGCTGGAGGCGGCCGGGTTCACGGTGGACCAGCTGCTGCCGATGATGGTGATCGACGTGCTGAACGCGCCGCCGCTGCCGGACGGGCTGGTGGTGGAGGCGGTGACGTCGGACGCGGATCTGCTCGCGGCGTCGGTGGTGCAGAACACAGCCTTCGGTGTCGGCGAGACCGCCGGCGAGGAGGACCTGGAACGGCAGCGCGCGCTGCTGCGTGACAACGGCGTGGTCGTGCTGGCCCGTCTGAACGGCGAACCGGTGGGCGCGGGGGCGTACACCGCGCCGCGCTACAACCTGTCGCAGGTGGCGGGCATCGCGGTGCTGCCGTCGTTCCGGCGGCGTGGCGTCGCGTCGGCCGTGTGCGCCGATCTGACCGCGCGGGTCTTCGACTCGGGCTGCACGCCGTTCCTGGAGACCGAGCCGGACGAGAAGGTGACCCGCCTCTACGGGCCGCTGGGCTACCGGACGATCGGCGAGTCGGCGTCGACCACGCTCAAGCAAGGCGACCACAGCAAGGCGACCACGCTCACGTAA
- the hrcA gene encoding heat-inducible transcriptional repressor HrcA — MNADERRFEVLRAIVADYVSNQEPVGSKALVERHNLGVSSATVRNDMASLEEDGYITQPHTSAGRVPTDKGYRLFVDRLSEVKPLSTPERRAIQNFLEGAYDLDDVLRRSVRLLAQLTRQVAVIQYPTLSRSTVRHIEVLAITPARLMLVLITDTGRVDQRSVDLGDVITEENVGRMRSLLNAAMVGQRLSDASAEVAKLPEDVPNELRDAVLRVSTVLIESLVEHPEERLVLGGTANLTRNVADFPGSLRQVLEALEEQVVVLKLLAAARDPGRILVHIGEENEAAEMRSTSIVSIGYGSRDNLLGGMGVVGPTRMDYPGTMAAVRAVANYVGEILTGR; from the coding sequence GTGAACGCTGACGAGCGCCGGTTCGAAGTGCTGCGCGCGATCGTCGCCGACTACGTGTCCAACCAGGAGCCGGTCGGCTCGAAAGCCCTGGTCGAACGGCACAACCTGGGCGTTTCGAGCGCGACCGTGCGCAACGACATGGCCTCGCTGGAAGAGGACGGGTACATCACCCAGCCGCACACCAGCGCGGGCCGCGTGCCGACCGACAAGGGCTACCGCCTGTTCGTGGACCGGCTGAGCGAGGTCAAGCCGCTGTCCACGCCCGAGCGCAGGGCCATCCAGAACTTCCTCGAAGGCGCCTACGACCTCGACGACGTGCTGCGCCGCAGCGTCCGGCTGCTGGCCCAGCTGACCCGCCAGGTCGCCGTCATCCAGTACCCGACGCTCAGCCGCTCCACCGTCCGGCACATCGAGGTGCTGGCCATCACACCGGCCCGGCTGATGCTGGTGCTGATCACCGACACCGGCCGGGTCGACCAGCGCTCGGTCGACCTCGGCGACGTGATCACCGAGGAGAACGTCGGCCGGATGCGGTCGCTGCTCAACGCGGCGATGGTCGGCCAACGCCTGTCCGACGCCTCCGCCGAGGTCGCCAAGCTGCCCGAGGACGTGCCGAACGAGCTGCGCGACGCGGTGCTGCGGGTGAGCACCGTGCTGATCGAGTCGCTGGTGGAGCACCCCGAGGAACGCCTGGTCCTGGGTGGCACCGCGAACCTCACCCGCAACGTGGCAGACTTCCCCGGTTCGCTGCGCCAGGTGCTGGAGGCGCTGGAGGAGCAGGTCGTGGTGCTCAAGCTGCTGGCCGCCGCCCGCGACCCCGGCAGGATCCTGGTGCACATCGGCGAGGAGAACGAAGCGGCCGAGATGCGCAGCACCTCGATCGTGTCCATCGGCTACGGAAGCCGGGACAACCTGCTCGGCGGGATGGGCGTGGTCGGGCCGACGCGCATGGACTACCCCGGCACGATGGCCGCCGTGCGAGCGGTGGCCAACTACGTGGGGGAGATCTTGACCGGACGGTGA
- the cysD gene encoding sulfate adenylyltransferase subunit CysD encodes MTTTTTLDALGRLESEAVHIFREVAGEFDRPVILFSGGKDSTLLLHLAVKAFWPAPVPFPLLHVDTGHNFDEVIAFRDKVVAQHGLRLEVAKVQDYIDDGRLTERPDGTRNPLQTVPLLDAITGHKFDAVFGGGRRDEERARAKERIFSLRNSFGQWEPRRQRPELWNLYNGRHRPGEHVRVFPLSNWTELDVWHYIARENIELPDIYYAHRREVYLRDGMWLAEGPWGGPRENETMVEKTVRYRTVGDGSCTGAVESDAADIATVIAEVAASRLTERGATRADDRLSEAAMEDRKREGYF; translated from the coding sequence ATGACCACCACCACCACTTTGGACGCGTTGGGCCGCCTCGAGTCCGAGGCCGTCCACATCTTCCGCGAGGTCGCCGGCGAGTTCGACCGGCCGGTGATCCTGTTCTCCGGCGGCAAGGACTCCACCCTCCTGCTCCACCTGGCCGTCAAGGCGTTCTGGCCCGCGCCGGTGCCGTTCCCGCTGCTGCACGTCGACACCGGGCACAACTTCGACGAGGTCATCGCCTTCCGCGACAAGGTCGTCGCCCAACACGGCCTGCGCCTCGAGGTCGCGAAGGTGCAGGACTACATCGACGACGGACGCCTGACCGAACGCCCCGACGGCACCCGCAACCCGTTGCAGACCGTGCCGCTGCTGGACGCCATCACCGGCCACAAGTTCGACGCCGTGTTCGGCGGCGGCCGACGCGACGAGGAACGCGCCCGCGCCAAGGAACGCATCTTCAGCCTGCGCAACTCCTTCGGCCAGTGGGAACCCCGCCGGCAGCGCCCCGAGCTGTGGAACCTCTACAACGGCCGGCACCGCCCCGGTGAGCACGTGCGGGTGTTCCCGCTGTCCAACTGGACCGAGTTGGACGTGTGGCACTACATCGCCCGCGAGAACATCGAACTGCCCGACATCTACTACGCCCACCGGCGCGAGGTGTACCTGCGCGACGGCATGTGGCTCGCCGAAGGCCCGTGGGGCGGGCCGCGGGAGAACGAGACGATGGTCGAGAAGACCGTCCGCTACCGCACCGTCGGCGACGGATCCTGCACCGGGGCGGTCGAGTCCGACGCCGCCGACATCGCCACCGTCATCGCCGAGGTCGCCGCGAGCAGGCTCACCGAGCGTGGCGCGACCCGCGCCGACGACCGCCTCTCCGAGGCCGCCATGGAAGACCGCAAGCGGGAAGGCTACTTCTAG
- a CDS encoding phosphoadenylyl-sulfate reductase — MTAPTRVEELKVIAEAASVELAEASAEEALAWTARTFGESWIVASNMQDAVLIDLVTKVKPDVDVLFLETGYHFAETIGTRDAVDLVYPGVHIVNAAAEQSVADQEAQFGLLNKTNPSECCRLRKVIPLQRTLKNYDAWVTGVRRVDAPTRAGTPIVQWDDRNGLVKINPIAAWSDDEFHDYIASHGILENPLVQDGYPSIGCAPCTVKPLPGADPRSGRWAGQTKTECGLHG, encoded by the coding sequence ATGACCGCCCCGACCAGGGTCGAGGAACTGAAGGTGATCGCCGAGGCCGCTTCGGTCGAGCTGGCAGAGGCCAGTGCCGAAGAGGCGCTCGCGTGGACCGCCCGGACGTTCGGCGAGAGCTGGATCGTCGCGTCGAACATGCAGGACGCGGTGCTGATCGATCTGGTGACCAAGGTGAAGCCGGATGTGGACGTGCTGTTCCTGGAGACCGGCTACCACTTCGCCGAGACGATCGGCACGCGTGACGCGGTGGACCTGGTGTACCCGGGCGTGCACATCGTGAACGCGGCGGCCGAGCAGTCGGTGGCCGATCAGGAGGCGCAGTTCGGTCTGCTGAACAAGACGAATCCGTCGGAGTGCTGCCGGTTGCGCAAGGTGATCCCGTTGCAGCGCACGCTGAAGAACTACGACGCGTGGGTGACCGGGGTGCGTCGGGTGGACGCGCCGACCCGGGCGGGCACGCCGATCGTGCAGTGGGACGACCGCAACGGCCTGGTGAAGATCAACCCGATCGCGGCGTGGTCCGACGACGAGTTCCACGACTACATCGCCTCGCACGGGATCCTGGAGAACCCGCTGGTGCAGGACGGTTACCCCTCCATCGGCTGCGCGCCGTGCACCGTGAAGCCACTGCCGGGCGCCGACCCGCGCAGCGGCCGGTGGGCGGGCCAGACCAAGACCGAATGCGGGTTGCACGGATGA
- the hemW gene encoding radical SAM family heme chaperone HemW, whose protein sequence is MPSALPIGDPAPSDGSLPASALTRLGDRPFGVYVHVPFCATRCGYCDFNTYTAGELGTSASPASWLEGLRRELDLAAAVLGAPPAVDTVFVGGGTPSLLGSDGLGQVLQAVRSSFGLAPGAEITTESNPESTSPDFFTAIRDAGYTRVSLGMQSAARHVLAVLDRVHTPGRPVAAAREARAAGFDHVNLDLIYGTPGETVADLQASLDAVRDAGVDHVSAYALIVEEGTALARRVRRGELPMPDDDVLADKYELIDKAMTEQGLRWYEVSNWAASAEAACRHNLLYWQGADWWGAGPGAHSHVGGVRWWNVKHPAKYAELLANGASPAAGREVLTDDDRRVERVLLELRLATGLPLDVLDPDGQAEAKSAAADGLLDASALDQGNCVLTDRGRLLADAVVRRLT, encoded by the coding sequence ATGCCCTCCGCCCTGCCGATCGGTGATCCCGCGCCCTCCGACGGCTCGCTGCCCGCCTCCGCCCTCACCCGTCTGGGCGACCGCCCGTTCGGTGTGTACGTGCACGTCCCGTTCTGCGCGACCCGGTGCGGCTACTGCGACTTCAACACCTACACCGCCGGTGAGCTGGGCACTTCCGCGTCACCGGCGTCCTGGCTGGAGGGCCTGCGGCGGGAACTCGATCTCGCGGCGGCCGTGCTGGGCGCCCCGCCGGCGGTCGACACGGTGTTCGTCGGCGGTGGCACACCGTCGCTTCTCGGCTCCGACGGGTTGGGCCAAGTGTTGCAAGCGGTCCGGTCGTCGTTCGGCCTGGCGCCCGGCGCGGAGATCACCACCGAGTCGAATCCGGAGTCGACTTCACCCGATTTCTTCACGGCCATCCGTGATGCTGGTTACACGCGGGTGTCGCTCGGCATGCAGTCCGCCGCACGGCACGTCCTCGCCGTGCTCGATCGGGTGCACACACCGGGCCGTCCGGTGGCCGCCGCGCGGGAGGCTCGCGCTGCGGGCTTCGACCACGTGAACCTCGACCTCATCTACGGCACGCCGGGCGAGACGGTGGCCGACCTCCAGGCGTCGCTGGACGCGGTGCGCGACGCGGGCGTGGACCACGTGTCGGCGTACGCGCTGATCGTGGAGGAGGGCACCGCGCTGGCCCGCCGGGTCCGCCGCGGCGAACTGCCCATGCCGGACGACGACGTGCTCGCGGACAAGTACGAGCTGATCGACAAGGCCATGACCGAGCAGGGCCTGCGCTGGTACGAGGTGTCGAACTGGGCCGCGTCGGCGGAGGCCGCGTGCCGGCACAACCTCCTGTACTGGCAGGGCGCGGACTGGTGGGGCGCGGGCCCCGGCGCGCACAGCCACGTCGGCGGCGTGCGCTGGTGGAACGTCAAGCACCCGGCGAAGTACGCCGAACTGCTGGCCAACGGCGCATCACCCGCCGCCGGCCGCGAGGTGCTCACCGACGACGACCGGCGGGTGGAACGCGTGCTGCTGGAGCTGCGCCTGGCCACCGGCCTGCCGCTCGACGTCCTCGACCCGGACGGCCAGGCCGAGGCCAAGTCCGCCGCCGCCGACGGCCTGCTCGACGCCTCGGCGCTGGACCAGGGGAACTGCGTCCTCACCGACCGGGGCCGCCTGCTCGCCGACGCCGTGGTCCGCCGCCTTACGTGA
- a CDS encoding nitrite/sulfite reductase — MVPPTTTPQRTKQRRGEGQWALGYREPLNPNERSKKDDNPLNVRSRIENIYAHGGFESIDPADLRGRFRWYGLYTQRKPGIDGGRTATLEPEELDDEYFMLRVRIDGGRLSTQQLALLGELSQTYARDTADITDRQNIQYHWIRIEDVPTIWRKLEDAGLTTMEACGDSPRVVLGSPVAGIAEDEVVDGSGAIDEILRRYIGDPRFSNLPRKFKTAISGLPDVAHEIHDVAFVGVDHPEHGPGFDVWVGGGLSTNPMIGKRLGAWVPEAEVPDVWEGVISVFRDYGYRRLRHRARIKFLVADWGPEKFRQVLEDEYLNRKLVDGPAPEVPAVPRDHIGVHRQKDGLFYIGAAPIAGRVSGSTLVEVAKVVERAGSARVRLTPQQKLVVLDVPEAEVKNLQADLAKLGLQTEPSPWRRGVMACTGIEFCKLAIVETKARAVELVSTLETRLADIVAGVTEPIAVHINGCPNSCARIQTADIGLKGMIVTDAGGQQAEGFQVHLGGGLGLDAGFGRKLRGHKVTAVELSDYVERVVRNFVAKRETDERFAQWVARADEGDLK; from the coding sequence ATGGTCCCCCCGACGACGACGCCTCAGCGCACCAAGCAGCGCCGAGGTGAGGGGCAGTGGGCGCTGGGCTACCGCGAGCCGCTGAACCCGAACGAGCGGAGCAAGAAGGACGACAATCCGCTCAACGTGCGTTCGCGGATCGAGAACATCTACGCCCACGGTGGTTTCGAGTCGATCGACCCGGCCGATCTGCGTGGCCGTTTCCGCTGGTACGGCCTCTATACCCAGCGCAAGCCGGGGATTGACGGCGGGCGGACGGCGACGTTGGAGCCGGAGGAGCTGGACGACGAGTACTTCATGCTCCGGGTCCGGATCGACGGTGGCCGGTTGTCGACGCAGCAGTTGGCGTTGTTGGGCGAGTTGTCGCAGACGTATGCGCGGGACACGGCGGACATCACCGACCGGCAGAACATCCAGTACCACTGGATCCGGATCGAGGACGTGCCGACGATCTGGCGCAAGCTGGAGGACGCGGGCCTGACCACGATGGAGGCGTGCGGCGACAGCCCTCGGGTGGTGCTGGGTTCGCCGGTGGCGGGTATCGCCGAGGACGAGGTGGTCGACGGTTCCGGGGCGATCGACGAGATCCTGCGCCGCTACATCGGGGATCCGCGGTTCTCGAACCTGCCGCGGAAGTTCAAGACGGCGATCTCGGGTCTGCCGGATGTGGCGCACGAGATCCACGACGTGGCGTTCGTCGGTGTGGATCACCCGGAGCACGGTCCGGGGTTCGACGTGTGGGTCGGCGGTGGTCTGTCGACGAACCCGATGATCGGCAAGCGGTTGGGCGCGTGGGTGCCGGAGGCCGAGGTGCCGGATGTGTGGGAGGGCGTGATCAGCGTCTTCCGTGATTACGGCTACCGGCGGTTGCGGCACCGGGCGCGGATCAAGTTTTTGGTGGCGGACTGGGGTCCGGAGAAGTTCCGGCAGGTCCTGGAGGACGAGTACCTGAACCGGAAGCTGGTCGACGGTCCGGCGCCGGAGGTGCCCGCGGTGCCGCGTGACCACATCGGTGTGCACCGGCAGAAGGACGGCTTGTTCTACATCGGCGCGGCGCCGATCGCGGGCCGGGTGTCGGGGTCCACGTTGGTCGAGGTGGCCAAGGTGGTGGAGCGGGCGGGTTCGGCGCGGGTCCGGTTGACGCCGCAGCAGAAGCTGGTGGTGTTGGACGTGCCGGAGGCCGAGGTGAAGAACCTGCAGGCGGATCTGGCGAAGTTGGGGTTGCAGACGGAGCCGTCGCCGTGGCGGCGGGGTGTGATGGCGTGCACGGGCATCGAGTTCTGCAAGCTCGCGATCGTGGAGACCAAGGCCCGCGCGGTGGAGCTGGTGTCCACGTTGGAGACCAGGCTGGCGGACATCGTGGCCGGGGTGACGGAGCCGATCGCGGTGCACATCAACGGTTGTCCGAACTCGTGCGCCCGGATCCAGACCGCGGACATCGGCCTCAAGGGCATGATCGTCACGGACGCGGGCGGGCAGCAGGCCGAAGGTTTCCAGGTGCACCTGGGCGGCGGGCTCGGGCTGGACGCCGGGTTCGGGCGGAAGTTGCGCGGCCACAAGGTGACCGCCGTCGAGCTGTCGGACTACGTCGAGCGCGTGGTGCGGAACTTCGTGGCCAAGCGCGAAACGGACGAGCGTTTCGCGCAGTGGGTCGCCCGCGCCGACGAGGGTGATCTCAAGTGA